TAGAGATTAGAAAGGATCGTGAGGGAGCTTCGACGCCCTCTTACCAGCATACTGAGATTCATTAGCGACTTGCGCTTCTGTTGCAGGTGCTGCAGCTTGGGATGGGAGAGTAGTTGATCCGCTGTGGGCCTTTGCGCAGGATCAGGCATCATCATGGACTTAATCACCGACTGTAGCTCCAGGGATATTTCTGTGGTAAAGAAGACGCAGTTAACTGGTGATCAAATCAATCCAAAGAAAACATACTGTTTATGAACTCCTCGGGCAGTATGCCATGTCTTAGTTCGTGCCAAAGCGGCCCATTCGAAGGCAGGTCCATGTAGCAGGCCAGCTCCAGCATGGCGATGCCCAGGCTGAAGATATCCGCTGCCTTGGAGAAGTGGCCCTGCAGGATCTCGGGAGCCATGTACCTGGAGTCTCCCTCCGTGGCGTGGTGGCTATTGGCCCTGTCCACATCGATTACCAGGCCAAAGTCCGCCAGCTTGCACGTCTCGTCATCCTCGCCAATCAGCACGTTGTCCAACTTGATGTCCAGGTGGATGAGATTCCGGTCGTGCAGCGACTTCAGGCCCCTGAGCAGATCCAGCAGGATGTGCCAGATGCGCTCCTCGGGAATTCTTTGGCAGCGCAGCAAGTACTGCTCCAGGCTCTCGCGGCACAGCTCCATCTGCATGTACAGCCGGTCGTACTGCTCCCAGGCGCGGATGAACCGGATGCAGTTCTCGTGGCCGGAGAACTCCTCGTATCGTCGGACCTCCTCCAGTCGCTCGGCGCGGTACTGTTCACCGCGGAACAGCTGCTTGGAGATCTTCACGGCGTACAGCCGGCCGTCGGTGCGATCGCGCACCTGGAAGACCTCGCCGAAGGATCCCTCGCCCAGTTTGGCCAGCCGCTCGAAGCAGCTCTCGAAGTGCGACAGCGACAGGCTGCTCAGCTCCGCCTGGACCGGGGACGAGGGCAGAGTGCTGGCATCCGGACATCCTGCGTCCCGGAAGGAGATGGCGTGGGCGATCTGGGAACTGTTGGCGCTGCAGGAGCCCAGCGATTGGCTCCGGTTCAGGTTGTTGTTGTCCACGGCGACGTAGCCGCGCGTCTTGTACTTGGGCGGCCGGAAGCGATTGCTGTTCTCGCCATTGGACTGTTTGTGCCTGTGCTTGTCGTCGTGCAATTCCGGGAGCGGCAAGAGGTGCTgttgtttttccattttcaagtCTTCCCCACTCGGCGCGACCAGATCGTATTGCTTAGTGTGAGCCCTATACGTCTTTACTGCCTATTATCGATTAGCACTTAAGTTTAGTTAATACTTAAGTTAATGCAAGCACTTTAACCggtgaaattgaaattaatgaaTTTGTTTGCGTTCCACCAAACAGCTGGGCCACAGGGTGGCCGTGGCGTTGCTGCAGAACTGGTTCACAGGGTGATTCCGCTGAAATGTTAGGGTTGCCAATGCCTTGAAATTGAAACCgttaaattcaaatataaaatacgGTCTTTCTAGAATGGTGCTTTGGctgataatttaaataaaaacgtcGTTTATTGACATTTAAAGACATAAGATATAATAGTAAAACAAGCTTTTAAGATAAGCAtaatattagttatatgaatcAATATAAAACGTTAGCCTTTTATCCCGGGCTGTAACAAACGAACGTTTTACACGATCGAGATTTGGTAATGTACTTTAAAACAAGAACTAAGAACTAATCACACAAACGATCTTATTAACGATGTGGTTCAAATCTTGTGGTGAATCCCGCCCAACAGGGTATTTACTTGGTATATTGCTCTGCATTTTTGGTATTCATTTCTTGAATAGTTGGTATATTTTAACGGCCCAGCTGCGGCCGCACTGAgtttattaacaaaataaaaaacaacaaatttattaGTAAAATGGTTAGCAGAAACATAGAAAGGTAAATATTACTGCGAGCGGCGTTGATGCAGTGAGGATTACGCAACGAGCTGTGCCTGGGCGCAGCCCAGTTCCAGATCGCGAAGTGCACCTTCTCTGGTTATGCAATTTACCAGGCGGCTTCTTTATTTATCTCCCCGCACAATGGCTTCTGCCCGTTTGGAGCTTAATCTCGACCTTAACCTTGGATTCCACACCCAGATAGCCGCGattgatttgtttgttttcgggCTCTTTCTGCAGCACGAGTAAGGTGCCCACGTTCCATGTCATCCGCGAGGTCTACGACAGCTCCAATGCCCACGAAAGGTTCGAGGCGGAACTGGACAAGGCGCTGGAGGCCAAGGTGGACTTCATCATCATAGAGCCGCCGCGCCTGGGCGACGAAACTGGTGAGCTCTTGGGAACACCTCCTTTATAAGATGGTTCCCTGTAAGATCTATTATTTTGTAAGCTTGTTATTGGAAAAAGTTAGCTCTTCATACTTTTTAAGTATAACATCCTATAAAACTTATAATAGAATCGATCAAAAATGACAGACTTAAATTTCCATTTACATATTACAAAAGTATGatcaatttcaaaatatattactagcattttaaattttatttccaattaaagcaaaattgtttataattatatttaacacattttatttgtgATTGCAGGTCGTTGGATTTGGGTGGGCAACTGCCTGCACAAGACAGCGGTGGCTACTGGAGTGGTTTCCCTGGTGGCCAGCCTGCTCTGGCGGGATCGCCCCATCATTGCAGCCCCCGCTTGCGCCCTCTCGCTCTTCTGCACGGGCCTCTACACGGTGTCCTGGAACTATGATCCCTGTTGTCAATACCAGGTCTGCAAATACGTACCTCCCAAATCCTGGATAAGCCAATGACATTCCTTACTTCTACAGGTGGAAAACAACGACACCGTGTTGGAGAAACTCCCACTGACAGATGTATCCTCGCCTGTGATCCTGGGCTACTCGCCCAACTCCAAAACCAAATACTTGCACCGCGGCGTGTCCCTGCTCTCGGCCGCCCTGTGCACCTGGCAGATCTGGAGGTCCTTCAAGTAAAGGCTGTGTGTAGGAACCCTTGAAACGGGCAGCTGCTGGATTGGGTCAACCCCGTGCGGAAAGTAATACCCGATAAGTTTAGTTTAGGCACCTAAGCGAATGCATTTCGTTTCGATTTTCGAACGGTTTTAACTCAATGTCTTGTCTTTCGTCAACTTTTAAAATGGTTCCAAGTCCCAGGCCACGTCTCTGTCCAGTGTCCAATTAAGTGTTTTTGCGTCTGCCACCTGGACTGGCCAGCATGCTCATAACTTATTACGGTTCCCAGGCCTAAGTTAGTCTTAAGGGAGGAGCAGCCACTGCACTGTAAATTAAGCAAAGCCAACTTCTGTGTATAAAGCGAAACCCATTTATGATTGTTATTAGAGTCTAGTTGAAAATATCAGAATGCGAAAGGCAAATAAACGCAATGCGAATGTTACTCCGGGCTTTAAAGTCATCCCCAGGCTAAGAGAGTTTAAGAGTATTTCTGATAAGAGATCCCCTAAAAGCGTCCAGCTGGTGATTTATGGAAATGTTGTGCTTCATGCGGGCTCTCTCCCTTGTTCTCGTCTCGTCTCAGTCGTTTTGTGCATTCTGCTGGCGGTGGTTGCCAGCGCCGATTGATCGATCAAGTGGTGCGTTCCAGTGCGATCCGGTAAGGGGCTGACCCACTCCACAGCACCACCACCTTGATGCCGAGGCTGCAGCTGGAGCAGTTTAACCATGGACTCCAGCCACTTAGCCGTGATAATGGGTAAGTCCCACGATAGATAGCCAGTCTCTCGATAAGATAGCAAGAAAGGGGTGAGATGTGTAGCATCTTTTCGGCTATCACATCAGTTGGAGGCAAGATGCCGATCTTCGTTAGCGCCCATAGTCTGCGTGCGATCAGCAAGTACTATGCCCACCAAGACGAGAGTAGCCTGGACAAACTGTGCCACTGGACTAATCATATGCACAGTTTTATCTTTCCTAAGCTCCGTAATGTGTTGTTTGCTCTATATTTCGCTACGATAGGACGCCGTAGCCCCTCGCCAGCTGCGACCTCCCGGTCTTCATATGGCAGTAGTGGGTCCACCGAGAATATCTGCATTCGGGTCCAAGAGGATGGCGGGGTCAGCGAATCTACTCCCCTGCTGGCAGCAACTCAGAGGTCCAATAAGTCACCCACATCATCTGCcaactcctcctcctcctccggaaACTCGATCCTCATAAAAGACTGCTTCAATTGGCAATCGGTCGGATTTCTGGTCATGTGTGCCTCCGCCTTGGGACTGGCCGCGTATTTACTCTGGAGACAAAGTGAGTTTCCCAGCTGATGGGGGACGGGGAGCGCGCGTACGTGCTCAATTCgcttttcttaaaataaataaatctgaaTTAGCTGTGAGTTATGATAAGCTGAACCTCTGAGTTTTTGTGGCGGAAGTGGACAACGTATGCGAGAAAGTGACTACAAAATATTAGCAagcttatttaaattttaaatcataaaaactaaaaacattgtttactacaatttttaattattttttatagtttctttttgtgttttgtcatatgtcaaatgtggaaaaatataattgaactccaaattattatacattttagttatagcattgttgtttttaaaaaatttgatattaatttacatacctgaaaaatttttttaagttcgctacttaaaattccattttatAAGGAGTTGTTACTATAGTGTGCAAAATCAAAGTTTGGTTTTTTCACGCATCTGAATGTAGATGATGATTCATTGGTAAATTtctgaaaatttgttttttataggatggtcaatgctACCTAATGACTGAATCACTTTACAATGCTTGCAGCCCAAATGCCGGACTTCGGCTACCGACTTAGTCTGGTAGAGCATGAAATATGGTCGGATGCGGAGCTTCAGGGTCAGGGAACTCTGTTGGATCCGATCAATGTCATTTTTACGCACACGGAGAGCACCGAGTGTCGAGAGGATTGCCCAGAAGTATTAAAAAACCTGCAGGTAAAGTAATCGAAACTATgtcttacaaaaaaaaatcaaacctTTTCGAATCCTTAGCGGTCCCTTTTGGAGGAGCTGCCCTACAACTTCCTCATAACTGGGGACTGCCAGGCCTTCGAAGTCCGAGGGTGGCAGTACGAGAGCAATTTCTCGAGG
This window of the Drosophila biarmipes strain raj3 chromosome 3L, RU_DBia_V1.1, whole genome shotgun sequence genome carries:
- the LOC108028821 gene encoding membrane-associated tyrosine- and threonine-specific cdc2-inhibitory kinase; this encodes MEKQQHLLPLPELHDDKHRHKQSNGENSNRFRPPKYKTRGYVAVDNNNLNRSQSLGSCSANSSQIAHAISFRDAGCPDASTLPSSPVQAELSSLSLSHFESCFERLAKLGEGSFGEVFQVRDRTDGRLYAVKISKQLFRGEQYRAERLEEVRRYEEFSGHENCIRFIRAWEQYDRLYMQMELCRESLEQYLLRCQRIPEERIWHILLDLLRGLKSLHDRNLIHLDIKLDNVLIGEDDETCKLADFGLVIDVDRANSHHATEGDSRYMAPEILQGHFSKAADIFSLGIAMLELACYMDLPSNGPLWHELRHGILPEEFINKISLELQSVIKSMMMPDPAQRPTADQLLSHPKLQHLQQKRKSLMNLSMLSRSLRRSRRAVWGRMCNWKTAAFRYLLYFLEVLHLCKPIAPSQPRINIVPTSPSTKGVPPVPRVEMQLVGSTPIANRDCYASDFLSGDDALDLSNQGSPDVMNSTPLNTNQGKSRMDLLKNNVDSLGRFVQVHDFESPCSALSSAKVLDTSSFRRKKLFVLEFDDE
- the LOC108028633 gene encoding transmembrane protein 11 homolog, mitochondrial, translated to MVSRNIESTSKVPTFHVIREVYDSSNAHERFEAELDKALEAKVDFIIIEPPRLGDETGRWIWVGNCLHKTAVATGVVSLVASLLWRDRPIIAAPACALSLFCTGLYTVSWNYDPCCQYQVENNDTVLEKLPLTDVSSPVILGYSPNSKTKYLHRGVSLLSAALCTWQIWRSFK
- the LOC108028631 gene encoding peptidoglycan-recognition protein LD isoform X2, translating into MDSSHLAVIMGRRSPSPAATSRSSYGSSGSTENICIRVQEDGGVSESTPLLAATQRSNKSPTSSANSSSSSGNSILIKDCFNWQSVGFLVMCASALGLAAYLLWRQTQMPDFGYRLSLVEHEIWSDAELQGQGTLLDPINVIFTHTESTECREDCPEVLKNLQRSLLEELPYNFLITGDCQAFEVRGWQYESNFSRDLPGNSSLVMAFVGNFSRRAPSTCQLKTAQALILESLKRRKLQPEYQVYIAGSSTEALQQELSHWPHYAGHQKTK
- the LOC108028631 gene encoding peptidoglycan-recognition protein LD isoform X3: MCSIFSAITSVGGKMPIFVSAHSLRAISKYYAHQDESSLDKLCHWTNHMHSFIFPKLRNVLFALYFATIGRRSPSPAATSRSSYGSSGSTENICIRVQEDGGVSESTPLLAATQRSNKSPTSSANSSSSSGNSILIKDCFNWQSVGFLVMCASALGLAAYLLWRQRWSMLPND
- the LOC108028631 gene encoding peptidoglycan-recognition protein LD isoform X1, with the translated sequence MCSIFSAITSVGGKMPIFVSAHSLRAISKYYAHQDESSLDKLCHWTNHMHSFIFPKLRNVLFALYFATIGRRSPSPAATSRSSYGSSGSTENICIRVQEDGGVSESTPLLAATQRSNKSPTSSANSSSSSGNSILIKDCFNWQSVGFLVMCASALGLAAYLLWRQTQMPDFGYRLSLVEHEIWSDAELQGQGTLLDPINVIFTHTESTECREDCPEVLKNLQRSLLEELPYNFLITGDCQAFEVRGWQYESNFSRDLPGNSSLVMAFVGNFSRRAPSTCQLKTAQALILESLKRRKLQPEYQVYIAGSSTEALQQELSHWPHYAGHQKTK
- the LOC108028631 gene encoding peptidoglycan-recognition protein LD isoform X4, producing the protein MLAAQMPDFGYRLSLVEHEIWSDAELQGQGTLLDPINVIFTHTESTECREDCPEVLKNLQRSLLEELPYNFLITGDCQAFEVRGWQYESNFSRDLPGNSSLVMAFVGNFSRRAPSTCQLKTAQALILESLKRRKLQPEYQVYIAGSSTEALQQELSHWPHYAGHQKTK